In Ciona intestinalis chromosome 7, KH, whole genome shotgun sequence, the genomic window CGTCTTCAATNNNNNNNNNNNNNNNNNNNNNNNNNNNNNNNNNNNNNNNNNNNNNNNNNNAGAAGCTAAAAATTGGAGAGTACGATCTTTTTTAAGGACAAGATCATAGCGTGCTACATGATATGCAAACAGTAGCGAGACTCTTAGTTTAAAATTGATGCAGGTTAAATCTTGTTGGAATAAATTATCATATATGGCTAACACTAGTTGCCGCATGgtaagcaaataaaacaaccaaagaAATGCATTAACTCTATCCGTAATAAAAGCAACTAAAAACAACTCCAGCACCTGGTACACTACTACATTAAACAGTACAGATTACGAAAAAAACAGTAATGACAGTGAAAACAACGTAATAAAAAACAGACACTGGCCACAgtgaaacaaacttttaatttatgtttacaaaaaaaaacaaaaaaaagaacaaactaaACACTTTCAATaacttcaatatttatttattttttaaatttattgttccGCACTGGAACAACTGTCTTCTAATTCTTCTACAATGCTTTCCACGGTAGGAGAGATAGAATCCGGCTCTGAGGATTTTTTCGTCTTCTTTTTAGAAATGAGAGTAATCATAAACGCAGCCCACAAAGCTGTCCTTGATTTCCTTGTTGCCATGGTAAGCAAGCTTAGTGAAGCAGCAAGAGCAAGGGTCAGGATATCTaacgaaaaaaagttttttttaagaaatgcCATAAAGTTCTATTTGAAACGTTTTATGCCACCAATTTGACAAATGTCACATGTAAATAGCTCTAAAATGTACAATTCATTTTTAGGTACAAAGCGTCAAATCCTTGGCAACCATGTTAATTGCCAAGATCTCTGTTTGGAAGACCGAAGTGTATGATCCAAGGCTCACCAAGACTTGTTTAGTCACAGTGtatagcaccctgggtgttggggtaatgagccaatcctcacctaaatcctaggacccatggcgtgccatgcTTCGGGActtcatccatatagaataagtacaaaacataacatttcacaaaacctaatttttcccaacacatttttttgtgttagcaaaaactttgtaaaaacattttattcacGCCAAACCAAGACCACTTGCCTGACTGAGCATCTTCCACAACATGAGAACCTGGTTCCCTCTGATACGAGAATATTTCGTTCCTTCTCTTTGCTTCCACCTCCCTTATAAGCTTATACTGGCTCTCCAACACAGCCAGCACACCACTGTGCATTGGACCTCCAAGTAAATGTTCCATCCTATCCAACAATGCCATTACCTGGTAGAGAGAGgtaaaattttggtaaaaaaaaattgaaaaactaagtacataaacataaaaaattaagaaaaaagccaaaaaaattatcaccgacaaaaaaacataaatggtaCCTTGTTAGCTggctcgaggtgtatgaacatatAATGACTGTCAATGTTAtgtgtgttataaagactgttcATATTAAGAAATACCATACCCTGCTGTGCTCACGGTATTGCTCCGATATCAGTTTATCTACTCTTGAAGGATTGCTGGGTGGGCGGGGCAGGGGTGTGTTGTTTGAACTCGACACTCGACGACCGGGGAAATTACGAGCAAGCTCTGACTCAgtctttaaaatttaagtgtttaaataagACTTAAAAGATACACTTAACCTAAATATTTGGGCACTACCAATGCATATCAAAAAGTTATTGTGGTTGCCATGCAAAATGCTTAATATATAaagcactgcattaatcagtaaaaattaaaccaaaaagtCAGATTTGTTTACATAAATGCATGTCTAACAAACCCTGCCAAAAGTTTGACGGCCCATGATTGTACAATTACCTTCTTTCTTTCCTTTTCTAAACCCCTTTGTTGATCATAGCATTCCTCCATTgcaaaatacagtttattcCTGGGTGCCGTGCGTTGCTTAGCTTGCATGGGCATACCTGGTAATGGTGGTGGTGGTATACCTATACATGggatttaaatacaaaaagttacaGAGTGATTTAATTGTGGCAAAATAAAGATAATCACCATAATAAAGATAATGAAAACTATGAACTTATAtgatgaaaaatattgaaattataTTGTGGCAAAATAAAGATGATCACtataataagaaatatattgAACTTTTGATCATAatttagaaagaaaaaataacagcAGTTACAATTTAAGTTGAATGTGCTTCCCGCTTACAACACTAAATCAAAGGTTATCCATTTGTGATTCTtaactgtataaaacaaaggTATTGAATAAGACTCACCATATACACCATTCATATGAATAGGAATCAAAGGCCATCCTTTCTCATCAAAGTAAGGGGACATATTACACCGTGGACGCATCGGGTACGGCTGACCCATTGGCATTGGGGGTCCCTGGCTGAAGAAATAGGGGTGAAAACCTTCTGAGGGGTATTTGGGGCCCTCTAATCTTGGGGGGTAAGATGCCGGGTAAAATGTAGGGGGTATAGTGGGTCGGGGTAGGTAGGGGTAACCAGGGGGGCACATGCTATTAAACCCTGGGTGACGTGGAACCATCTTGTTAAATTGGGGGTAAGATGATGGGTTGAACGGGTAACTTCCATGAATGGGGTCAGGGGTTGGGTAAGATTGGGGTGGGGGGTTGGGAGGATAGGTTGTCGGCTTCTCCTTGCTTCTTGTTTGCTGCGATAGAAAATATAGTTGTAGgcaacaagtttttttaatttttaacaaaatctaggGAGAAATTAGTAAAATGCATTTATCAAACATAATATAGCATCAAACATAAGAAACATTGATTAACCTGTCCAGTATTGTACTTTGGCCCTGCTTGtcagtataaatatttaatgttaggGTAAAAGATATTAGGTGCCTATGAACATAAATAACAACAAGAGAAAGTCACCAAATAAGCTTGTGAGTTCCTTCTCTGGTTCTGTAAGTTTTCTCTTGAAGTAGAAACATCATAATCCAAGTTGGTATTATGGGATCGAACATACAGTGTATCTGATGCTGGGAATTTACAAAATGCATTTCAGTATAATGTTAAGTGGGTAGTTTAActgtgaaattattttaatatttaaatcagaATTGGGCATATGGTGTCTTTGTattaattgtataaattacATAATGTTATTAATAGAAATGGTAGTGGTATAGTATTCTTTGCGGAAGTAAATAATCTGAATTtccatttttataataatatttttactgttttactttatctttCCTGTTGTATTAAtgctttaaaacttttttctacACATCTTACTAAAGCTTTACTTAAATCGAggcaaaaaatgtatttgtcCTGCTACCTTATTTCAACACCCTCTTAAATTCCTGActctcatttttaaataaactaacttTGGCTTTTTAAAGCATCCTGTGTGGTGGGTTGGGTGGGGAGTGGTGTTCTACGCTCACAGTTGTTTGTGTTGCTTTCTAAACCTGAAGTAACTGAATCGCTTCTCCAAGGTGATCCCATCTGTGTGGGTGGGAACACTGACTGTCATATTTAACTATGTACATGGATGTATACAGTGATGCCTTAGGctgtttaaaaagaaacatatttaaaaaaaaagtggCTGAGGTGCTTTTTATTCGAGGACTTTGAGATTTGTGTCAGATTTGACTTATACCCTCATGTTTTCATACCTATATATTTACTTATACAACCATAACTATACTGAATTATGTTTTAAGCATATCGagaagttttattcatttacacTAGTGAACAGgcttacaaataaaactattcgtttaacttatataaaaatttaatttatacaaaaatatttaaataattgatataaaaagttaacttATACCAAAAACTTTAGGGAattgatataaaaaaattaacctcaaacaattttataaccTTTAGGTCTCTTACCTGTTCTTCTTGGTTCAATATGGGGCAGAACAAGTTCTTGTCACGACTCGCAGACAAAGGTAAGTTACGTGGTGATTCAGTTTGGTACAAAGGGTCAATGGGTGAAGGGAACGACATGTTCATAGCAAGATTGCTGTAACCTGAAGGTTTGTATTGGTAGGTAAATGAGTGTTACATGTTTATAAgcaaaaaatcacatttttttacaaaatttgtgTTAACATTGCTAAAATACCGAATTGTATGTCAATATCAACTTTGTAAGAGATAGAGTTGTGAATGCAATTTTTGTATAGGACATTTCCTGACTTTGCTACATGAATTTAAAGTCTGTGGGCCTGTGGTACATACCATGCTTTTTAGCCACCCAATATATAAACAGCAGAAGATTCACAGTTATGTGAGATATGCAACTATTCCAACCTCTTTTGGTTAGattttattgttatgttattaaataaaagattttattttattctatatgagtgaggtctttAAGGACCTagggtttataaaataatgatgAAATAAGAGATAGATAATTCAGTACCGTTACGTTTGGGTTTTTGTGGCGTTGTCTGTTGAGTTATTGGATCCAATCTATGAAGTGAAACTTCGTTCAGATCAAGGTTTCTTAATAGTGAACCTGCAGGAAAACGTTATAAAATCTTATGTCCAATAAACTCTTTGAAATTTCTCACCATTTAAATTGGTATCTTCATTAGTAGAAAGAGGTGGTGTGCCATTGCCCAATCCAAGCTCCCTGAACTTTTGCTGAATCAATCTCTCTTGCACTTGTATGTTGCTGGTACAatgaaaatagagttaaaatgctGTATCATTTTGGATGTGCCATTTTTGTACAGTATAATATGCCTATGGGACTTTTTCATTCCTTTaaattctgttgtttttttttttagaatagcAAAAAACTGTATACACAAAAGACAAAAGTACACAGTACTTTGTTATATTACCTTGAATCTGTTGGATATATTCTCTGCTGGTTTGCATCTTGTTGCGGGGTGGAGTGGTAATACGATTTATCTGCATGCAATGTACTGAATGTATCTGGCCCATCACCTATAACATGTAACATCAACTAAATACTCCTACTGTCCTTATTGGTGGGCAAAGTGGGATTTTGTAGGCAGAGTACATTAGGCTATGGAATGCCATTTTTGGCCAAGGACTAGGGCTAACAATATGCATAAAAGCAATATATGTGGTTGCATGGCCACATAGGTAAATGTACTACAGCAAATTTTGAACCAGAAATCTGCATGTTACAAGGCAACAGATAGCATATGCATGATGCATTATTTTACCTATAATTGTCTATGGCACCAGTTTTACAACATGTGAATAAGAAACACAGAAAAAACTACTCGAAAACCCCATTAGAGTTGCACAAATGTATTAACAGCTGTTTACCTTGTGGGCTCATGTAGTTACTTCTGCTGTTATCATAGAACGAACTACTTCGTGCCCATGGGGAATTTATGAGGCTGAGTTCAGTGTCAGACTGGCTAAGCAGATGTTTCCTGTAACGAATGTAGTGTAAAGTAAAACTACAGAAAATTTAACTGGTATTGGAAATTTGGAAGtaatagaaaacatattttttcacatGTTGCTTACAGAAATTAGCAGGTAATAAAAAATGCTACAGAAAGGAAGCTTTATTACTATGTGGTTAGATTTCCTGGTATAAGCGTTCCATTATATGACATAAGCTTTCTGAAGTACACAACAGCTGAGGTATAACTACAACTCACATAAGTCAGGTTTCTACACAATATTGGTACCAAACAAAACAAGtcaaataattaatattctgttacttctgctaccaagcataacttaaaatggtattttttccAGTTctttgctatatatatatatatatatatatatatataatacaattaaaaaaatggttttatattcaCAGACTTAATCAaaagaaactgtttttttaattactcaaatcaaaaaaacttaaaaaatgagGATAACCTTACACTATGAACTATATTACCTCAGCCGATCTACAACCAAAGGGTCCATGTCACCAGCTTTTAATAGCAGGTCTGAATTATCATGCAGGTTTATGGAAGGGTTGATATAATCGCCACTCCCTGTACCTGATATCCCACTTGAGTTTAAAGTTCCACCATCTGTGGGTTAGAAATCATTGATTAAACAGTGCAGAAGAATTCTtgaatgaaaattaaataaagtttaaataaaagaactAGACTGTAACACattttttcatcatttagttaaaacgctctgagatgtacattttgagattcaatcatgttttgcatattttttgttgtaaaatttagATACCCATAATACAcccattttattatttaatttttttggcttcttgttatttaaatacaaaacaattgtaataaaagattaaatatagcctaataaatgttttcatgTTGCTTGCTAATATGTAACACCAATTTTGTTGTGGATCAAATTCTATACCATTTTGGCTTTCTATAACcatattcgtttttttttacacaaaactaaataaaaattttacaaaaaaaactgcaaaacatgattaaatgtcaaaatgtacagttcggagcgttttaactaaatgatgaaacaCGTTATAGTTACAGTGCATCTAAAGCTGATTACCTTCGAACTGAAAACCTGAATATGACTGAACAGCTGTATCGGTGTCAGTCTTATCCCTCCCAATAGTTGAGTTATCATTGAATTGATCACCAGTTCTATCCAAGTAACAGCTATTTGTAAGCTGCGATACATCAGGGGTGGGAAGATATGAATGTAAGTTGAAACTATCCTGTTGTGGTCGGTTTGCAGAGCGAAATTGATGCAGAAATGGAGTACGATCAGTGTCCAATTGAAGTGGCTGTATTTAGtgagaaaaaatattgttaaaacagtgtttgtaccaaagatctgaaaaaaaataagctttttaagttgatttttaaagatattaactcaaagttaaagttaaattggTGGATACCACatattgataataattaaaaattctaGTAGCCTACTAAATATATTGCATAGTCTAATTAAGGtagtaaaaagaaaaactccAGGGTgacataattaaattttttaaaaaggaaaactTAAACACTATTTTTAATCTTAGTTGAAAAAGGCTGCTAAAGTTCTTAAAGTACATtgataataaatgaaacttgaaGGTAGTGATTTTAACAAGCACTAGTTATgggtattttatttaagtattgTTGCAGAAgctattaaaaaaagtaggAGTTCTTATAGCTTACATATCACTGCGAGAGGCATTAGTAATATCTACATTCTACACAATTAATAAGCTATATTGCAACAGTGATAACTGATTATAATGAAGGGGattaacttaaaattaacCTTTTTTGATGGTGGGGTACAAAAGTTTGGACTCAGCAGACCAGAGCTGCGGTTTGGTTTCAAACTTGAACCAGAGATTGGCTTCCACGCTGGCAATACACTTTCCGAactgaaaaatacaaataatataacCTAGGATGCATATATATGGGGTAATTATAATTCCGTCTACATTCCAGGTCACCTGGCTGTAGTATCCAatctattaaataaaatggatATATATTATCTACAGAATGGCAAGCAGTATTCTTTGTACTGTCAAAGGTATAAGCAATACACTGTTCTGATTAAaggtcaaaattaaaatgttaccaTATTCTTTTGATGGGATTAGTTTTTGCTGGTTTGTCTGATAATATGCTTGCTACCAGATCTCCTAATGAGCTGTCGTTTCTGTGGTAAAATcagtaattaaacataaacagtaATTGTGTATGTATATGAAGCTTCAGTTATAAGGctgttataattattttgttaaaacgaTAAATTATGTGACTGTaacgtaaaaaaaagatttctttTTGTAGCGCGCGCAAAAATACTTTTGCAGTTTAAAACAGGTGAAGGCTTACTTCGTGGCTTGTTCATCAGTGTTAGTTGACCATGGTGAATAAGGAGCTGCAGTCGTTTCCATCGAAAAAGTTCAACTCGAATGATCAAGAGCTCACGCGCCCAAAGTACTAATGCAAATATTCAATACAGAGCTTCAAATTATCGCGACAATATAGCAAATGGTGTCTTACCGTATGTGGATTCCCAAATTTACGCTGGGCAGATTGTCTAATTTTAACTCAGTATAACAATTTCTTTCTATCTGTTTAATTTCAACTGTCCtgcaaaaagttaaatacCGACTGCACCTGTCACCTGTAGAGGCTCTGGTCTGATAAGCCGAACattaattgttacatcataactCTCGCTGTGTCGTCATTCGATTGTAGATTTCTCAATTCTCGTTACAGATAATACTAGGACAACATTTTCAGACGcaaattttattcatatctTTGCAATTGCCTATGGACATATGTAGCGTGTCGCGTGTGTACATCAGAACAACGCATTCATTGGTCGCAACCCAACTTAGAAAGCAAAAGAACGAAAATGGAATCCAACAGAGGAGTTCGAACGTGCTTGGCGATCGAATGCAAAATGCAATCTTAACACAATGAGCCTTCAAAAACGGAAGAGAAAAGGAATCTGCAATGTACAGGGGGCACAAAAAGTAGCGGCGCAAGTCACTCTGACAAAtggttttcaaaaaataacaagatctccatattttaaattacgtTTTGCGCAGTATAACTAATAGCACTGCTTTTTAGGCAAAACCGAAATATCCCAGAAACAAAGAAAGTCA contains:
- the LOC100186864 gene encoding uncharacterized protein LOC100186864 isoform X1, producing METTAAPYSPWSTNTDEQATKNDSSLGDLVASILSDKPAKTNPIKRICSESVLPAWKPISGSSLKPNRSSGLLSPNFCTPPSKKPLQLDTDRTPFLHQFRSANRPQQDSFNLHSYLPTPDVSQLTNSCYLDRTGDQFNDNSTIGRDKTDTDTAVQSYSGFQFEDGGTLNSSGISGTGSGDYINPSINLHDNSDLLLKAGDMDPLVVDRLRKHLLSQSDTELSLINSPWARSSSFYDNSRSNYMSPQGDGPDTFSTLHADKSYYHSTPQQDANQQRIYPTDSSNIQVQERLIQQKFRELGLGNGTPPLSTNEDTNLNGSLLRNLDLNEVSLHRLDPITQQTTPQKPKRNGYSNLAMNMSFPSPIDPLYQTESPRNLPLSASRDKNLFCPILNQEEQHQIHCMFDPIIPTWIMMFLLQEKTYRTREGTHKLICKQEARRSRQPILPTPHPNLTQPLTPFMEVTRSTHHLTPNLTRWFHVTQGLIACAPLVTPTYPDPLYPLHFTRHLTPQD
- the LOC100186864 gene encoding uncharacterized protein LOC100186864 isoform X2, producing the protein METTAAPYSPWSTNTDEQATKNDSSLGDLVASILSDKPAKTNPIKRICSESVLPAWKPISGSSLKPNRSSGLLSPNFCTPPSKKPLQLDTDRTPFLHQFRSANRPQQDSFNLHSYLPTPDVSQLTNSCYLDRTGDQFNDNSTIGRDKTDTDTAVQSYSGFQFEDGGTLNSSGISGTGSGDYINPSINLHDNSDLLLKAGDMDPLVVDRLRKHLLSQSDTELSLINSPWARSSSFYDNSRSNYMSPQDKSYYHSTPQQDANQQRIYPTDSSNIQVQERLIQQKFRELGLGNGTPPLSTNEDTNLNGSLLRNLDLNEVSLHRLDPITQQTTPQKPKRNGYSNLAMNMSFPSPIDPLYQTESPRNLPLSASRDKNLFCPILNQEEQHQIHCMFDPIIPTWIMMFLLQEKTYRTREGTHKLICKQEARRSRQPILPTPHPNLTQPLTPFMEVTRSTHHLTPNLTRWFHVTQGLIACAPLVTPTYPDPLYPLHFTRHLTPQD